In Plasmodium chabaudi chabaudi strain AS genome assembly, chromosome: 9, the sequence taaagtatattatacaagaagtgattttaaaaaattaagtaatgaaaaaattatacaagattttcgaaaaataaaaacaggtttaaaaagatataaaaaatataaactatCATTGgaagataatgaaaaatgtaaaagtattattagaaattttccaaaatataaattagatcatataattaaagaaCGATTTCCTATATTAGTATATGCAGTTGAACAATTAAACGATGCATTAACTGCAATAATTgcttattcatttttaccatcaaatgaaaatataggtattaaaaataatttaattaatcaaagtataatattaagaaatcattttcattattatacttataaaacaaataaaattaaaaaaggttTTATAAGTGTAAAAGGATATTATTTACAAGCAgaaattttacaaaaaaaaattacttgGCTCATACCTCATATATTTACTccatattttgataaatctATTGATTTTAAAGTtataacaaattttatagaaTATTATGTTACTCTCCTTCGATTTGTTCTTTACAAATTGTACAGGTTAGATGGTTTGTCTTATCCCCCCAAAGAATATACAGAccttaaaaatgaaaaactaAATCACTTGgcttttgataaaaattttatcacAAAAGAAATTGCCAACGAACTAGAAGCTAAAGAATCTACAGAACAAAACACCCTCGACGAAAGTGAGATACCAGAGTTTGAAGAAACTAAccaagaaaatgaaataaatgaaccttctaaaaatgatgaaaaaaaaaaaaaaatagaaacaAAACCAATAGAACATGATATcattaataatgataatactaaaagtgtaaaaaatctttttaaaaatcatattttttatatacatagtAATATGCCTTTTGATGTTTTGTCAATTATTATCTTGTCATGTGGTGGTACTATATGTTGGAATTCTTTATATTCcccatataaatatgaagataaaaatataacacatGAAATATTAGAAGTTAGTGGAGAAAATATGGAAACACAAAAttctaataaaataaataatataaatgaatttgCATATAAACGAAGTTTTATACAAccacaatatatatttgattgTTTAAActcaaacaaaatattatcttgtgaagattataatattaacaaaacaTTACCTGTACATTTATCACCTTTTATTGatgatgataattataaagatttagtaaaaaaagatgaatatactataaacaaaatgctAAGTGAAGACCCACAATATAACAAGAGTattccaaaaaataaaacaaactCACAAAATCAATACAATAATTACaatgataatgaaaatgatatgtCAGAagatgaatataataatgctaTTCGACAAAAATTGAGAAATGATGcattaaataatcaaatgGAGGCGGAAaacgaaaataattataatcctcaaaatagtataaaacaagaaaatgatttattaaatgtaaaaaaaataaataatcaaGAAAATATCAAACGAAATAAACTTGCTTTGAGCAAAAAGAAGAGAAAATTGTACA encodes:
- a CDS encoding pescadillo homolog, putative; amino-acid sequence: MHIHKLKAKAKKKNQEKYLTKRKIQKKLFLSESEFRRLCIFKGIYPKDYKDIPLKLRKKFYKNKVYYTRSDFKKLSNEKIIQDFRKIKTGLKRYKKYKLSLEDNEKCKSIIRNFPKYKLDHIIKERFPILVYAVEQLNDALTAIIAYSFLPSNENIGIKNNLINQSIILRNHFHYYTYKTNKIKKGFISVKGYYLQAEILQKKITWLIPHIFTPYFDKSIDFKVITNFIEYYVTLLRFVLYKLYRLDGLSYPPKEYTDLKNEKLNHLAFDKNFITKEIANELEAKESTEQNTLDESEIPEFEETNQENEINEPSKNDEKKKKIETKPIEHDIINNDNTKSVKNLFKNHIFYIHSNMPFDVLSIIILSCGGTICWNSLYSPYKYEDKNITHEILEVSGENMETQNSNKINNINEFAYKRSFIQPQYIFDCLNSNKILSCEDYNINKTLPVHLSPFIDDDNYKDLVKKDEYTINKMLSEDPQYNKSIPKNKTNSQNQYNNYNDNENDMSEDEYNNAIRQKLRNDALNNQMEAENENNYNPQNSIKQENDLLNVKKINNQENIKRNKLALSKKKRKLYNRIEQAENRQKLTIEKFIKKNKNKKSK